A single genomic interval of Aedes aegypti strain LVP_AGWG chromosome 1, AaegL5.0 Primary Assembly, whole genome shotgun sequence harbors:
- the LOC5567789 gene encoding single-stranded DNA-binding protein, mitochondrial, which translates to MFTRYSTRIFTNNTVLRRLYCSDPGRIEKTVNSVTLLGRVGADPQKRGNDAHPVVTFSLATHSNYRYESGDWMQKTDWHRVVVFKPALRDAVMSYLRKGQRTMISGKITYGEITDQEGKQRPTTSIIADDVIFLQNQNQ; encoded by the exons ATGTTTACCCGATATAGCACTCGAATCTTCACCAACAATACTGTGCTCCGACGGCTGTATTGCAGTGACCCCGGTCGCATCGAAAAAA CGGTCAATAGCGTAACGTTGCTGGGCCGCGTCGGAGCCGATCCGCAGAAGCGTGGCAACGATGCCCATCCCGTGGTTACATTCTCCCTAGCGACACACTCCAACTATCGGTACGAATCCGGCGACTGgatgcagaaaaccgattggcACCGGGTGGTGGTCTTCAAACCGGCCCTGAGGGATGCCGTCATGAGCTACCTCCGGAAGGGCCAACGGACAATGATCAGCGGGAAGATTACCTACGGCGAGATTACGGATCAGGAGGGCAAACAGCGACCTACCACCAGCATCATTGCGGATGATGTAATCTTCCTGCAGAACCAGAATCAGTAG
- the LOC5567788 gene encoding anaphase-promoting complex subunit 4: MSSSKYSSGRNPMKQIGNKNVGYRVDILKWSEKMDLLAIGNDKGEVILHRLKWQKVWQLPPPEEGLLVRGIAWRPLEKVMAIAYSNGTVILINIENKEEIYNFNVKSDITCMNWTENSKEVSVNDTSGDAINNYTTFLPPLPSLNSLSSTAKSCEYNTLKFYSKQILNLLIIGSSNGHVNLSVFGMLSCCELDVFQTLKIHPDEGTIKEAKMSSNFKQLFVVVQRGGWLELVVFENDILQRYSTSLLNLAIKHAHILGTMTYISDTIECIVEAWETVLLEMDNKLTKYANSQTEGSISADFLELLMFGSTSPALEQFLLRDLTEKGLKKLGNSIELSYSTIQKLVVKPLHTAISSVFYHLNSLQGMISNAYYYKPLLGDVTNEALINCGSFLIKAYELQQTIDTSTRDFKIFFRWLYIVIVRLMDETLSEDSSSVTQQEINYLAEFLNNFDANYHESMEEENSISEHKKRKFNLERVGQYLEDKPLVFPPKEDVSNQWTKLQEENECLKACPLIFPHNENSSLVQQHHQLKSSIERIFEKPVSVIGQDFKQKSMLSLRNDSLDDFQQTVTQMNVEDCNVSLFAMLDSDNSLVITECNPSSMIRSVRLRFQEKPYFDARLSALGDLTFKHIQFYNRETLSVLLRARTSEGRSSSYFMQLPLDRIWELLEAVPFVSNQIVSDANGGGSCCRVVNAYTLIEEGLLKLLEGMDAGKIAVSGSRNMASVVSESQRTIRIYDMDPQEEEDDLLDTSRDNSSLDNSKESIQS; the protein is encoded by the exons atgaGCTCGTCTAAATATTCCAGTGGTAGAAATCCAATGAAACAAATAGGTAACAAAAATGTAGGCTACAGGGTGGACATACTTAAGTGGAGCGAAAAGATGGACCTGTTGGCCATTGGAAACGACAAAG GAGAAGTTATACTGCATCGTCTGAAATGGCAAAAGGTGTGGCAATTGCCTCCACCGGAAGAGGGCTTACTAGTTCGTGGAATAGCTTGGAGACCGCTGGAGAAGGTGATGGCAATTG CTTACAGTAATGGGACCGTTATATTGATTAACATCGAAAATAAAGAAGAAATCTACAACTTCAATGTCAAATCGGACATAACTTGTATGAACTGGACGGAGAACAGCAAAGAAGTTTCAGTCAATGATACCAGTGGAGATGCAATT AATAATTATACTACATTCCTACCTCCGCTGCCAAGTTTGAATTCGCTCTCGTCGACGGCTAAGTCATGTGAATACAACACTCTGAAGTTCTACTCGAAGCAGATTCTCAACCTTTTGATCATAGGCAGTTCTAATGGACACGTTAACTTGTCCGTATTTGGGATGTTATCTTGCTGTGAATTGGATGTGTTTCAGACTCTAAAAATTCACCCAGATGAGGGTACTATTAAGGAAGCGAAAATGAGTTCAAACTTCAAGCAACTGTTCGTGGTCGTTCAAAGGGGCGGATGGCTTGAATTGGTTGTCTTTGAAAACGATATTCTGCAGCGATATTCGACTTCGCTGTTGAATCTGGCCATCAAGCACGCACATATTCTGGGAACGATGACCTACATCAGCGACACTATTGAGTGTATTGTCGAGGCTTGGGAAACCGTGTTGTTGGAAATGGACAACAAGTTGACGAAATACGCCAACAGTCAAACTGAAGGATCGATATCCGCTGATTTTCTTGAATTGCTTATGTTTGGAAGCACTTCCCCAGCTCTGGAGCAATTTCTGCTGAGGGATTTGACAGAAAAGGGACTGAAAAAGCTGGGGAACAGCATCGAGTTGAGTTACTCCACCATACAAAAATTGGTGGTTAAGCCACTTCACACGGCAATTAGCAGCGTCTTTTACCATCTGAATTCCTTACAAGGTATGATAAGCAACGCTTATTATTACAAACCATTACTGGGAGATGTTACAAACGAAGCACTGATCAACTGCGGGTCTTTCTTGATCAAAGCTTATGAGTTGCAACAAACGATCGATACTTCCACGAGAgattttaaaatctttttccGTTGGTTGTATATAGTGATCGTACGGTTAATGGATGAAACTCTGTCTGAAGACAGTTCTTCCGTTACGCAACAGGAGATCAACTATTTGGCGGAGTTTCTAAATAACTTCGACGCAAACTATCATGAAAGCATGGAAGAGGAAAATTCAATTTCGGAACACAAGAAGCGCAAGTTCAATTTAGAACGTGTTGGTCAGTACCTTGAGGACAAGCCGCTTGTGTTCCCACCCAAGGAAGACGTCTCCAACCAGTGGACCAAACTCCAAGAAGAAAACGAGTGCCTGAAAGCTTGTCCACTGATTTTCCCTCACAACGAAAACAGCTCTCTCGTCCAACAGCACCATCAACTGAAGAGTAGCATCGAGCGGATCTTCGAAAAACCTGTGTCGGTGATCGGTCAAGATTTTAAACAGAAGAGCATGCTCTCGCTAAGAAACGATTCATTGGACGACTTCCAGCAAACTGTCACCCAAATGAATGTGGAAGATTGCAACGTGTCGCTCTTTGCCATGCTCGACTCCGACAACAGTCTCGTCATAACGGAATGCAATCCATCGTCAATGATTCGTTCGGTGCGGCTACGTTTTCAGGAGAAGCCCTATTTTGATGCCCGTTTGTCGGCCTTGGGGGATCTAACGTTCAAGCACATCCAGTTCTACAACCGGGAAACACTTTCTGTTTTGCTGCGAGCGCGAACTAGCGAAGGTCGTTCCAGTAGTTACTTCATGCAGCTTCCGCTGGACCGGATCTGGGAACTACTGGAAGCGGTTCCATTCGTCAGCAATCAGATAGTATCCGATGCGAATGGCGGTGGAAGTTGCTGTCGAGTAGTGAATGCCTACACACTCATAGAGGAAGGCTTGTTGAAGCTTTTGGAAGGCATGGATGCTGGGAAAATTGCCGTGTCTGGATCGAGGAACATGGCCTCGGTTGTGTCCGAATCTCAACGAACCATCAGGATATACGACATGGACCCACAAGAAGAGGAAGACGATCTGTTGGATACGTCGCGGGATAATAGTAGTTTAGATAATAGTAAGGAATCCATACAATCTTGA
- the LOC5567787 gene encoding probable cleavage and polyadenylation specificity factor subunit 2, whose translation MTSIIKLHAISGAMDESPPCYILQVDEVRFLLDCGWDEKFDPNFIKELKKYVHTIDAVLLSYPDGLHLGALPYLVGKLGLNCPIYATIPVYKMGQMFMYDLFMSHYNMYDFDLFTLDDVDAAFDRIIQLKYNQSVSLKGKGYGITITPLPAGHLIGGTIWKVMKVGEEDIVYATDFNHKKERHLNGCELEKLQRPSLLITDAYNAKYQQARRRARDEKFMTNILQTLRNNGNVLVTVDTAGRVLELAHMLDQLWKNKESGLMAYSLALLNNVSYNVVEFAKSQIEWMSDKLMKSFEGARNNPFQFKHLRLCHTMAELAKVPSPKVVLASSADMESGFSRELFVQWASNVNNSIIITCRSSPGTLARDLIENGGNGRKIELDVRRRVELEGAELEEYMRTEGEKHNRSIIKSDMDLDSSSDSDDELEMSVITGKHDIVVRPEGRSHTGFFKSSKKQYAMFPFHEEKIKFDEYGEIIQPDDYKMIDLGPDGGFEDNKENQIKPEDIKKEKDEELSVLDKPTKCISSRKLVEVNAQVQFIDFEGRSDGESMLKILSQLRPRRVVVIRGSPQNTAHIAEHCQLNIGARVFTPNRGEIIDATTETHIYQVRLTEALISQLEFQKGKDAEVAWIDAQIVIRNKQFSAQGAEDEITGPLSGMTNNATTNNAIAAATAAASDTPMDVDQVEGNDDKSDRQILTLEPMKNDELPAHHSVFINELKLIDFKQVLMKANISSEFSGGVLWCNNGTVALRRVDTGKVTVEGCLSEEYYKIRELLYEQYAIV comes from the coding sequence GTATGTCCACACGATAGACGCCGTGCTGCTGTCCTATCCGGATGGGCTCCATCTTGGTGCCCTTCCGTATCTGGTCGGCAAGCTGGGTCTGAACTGCCCGATTTACGCAACGATTCCAGTGTACAAGATGGGTCAAATGTTTATGTACGATCTGTTCATGTCCCACTACAATATGTACGACTTCGATCTGTTCACGCTGGATGACGTGGATGCGGCATTCGATCGGATCATTCAGCTCAAGTATAACCAGAGCGTTTCTCTGAAAGGAAAGGGATATGGCATAACCATCACCCCATTGCCAGCTGGGCACTTGATTGGAGGCACCATTTGGAAGGTGATGAAGGTCGGCGAGGAGGACATTGTGTATGCAACTGATTTCAATCACAAGAAGGAACGACATCTGAACGGTTGTGAGCTGGAGAAGTTACAACGACCCTCACTGTTGATTACCGATGCCTATAATGCAAAGTATCAGCAAGCACGGCGCAGGGCTCGCGATGAGAAGTTCATGACgaatattctacaaactttGAGAAACAACGGAAATGTTCTGGTGACCGTCGACACGGCTGGACGAGTTCTAGAGTTGGCACACATGCTGGATCAGCTGTGGAAGAACAAAGAGTCTGGTTTGATGGCATATTCGCTGGCGTTGCTGAATAATGTAAGCTACAACGTTGTTGAATTCGCAAAAAGCCAAATTGAGTGGATGAGCGACAAGCTGATGAAGAGTTTCGAAGGCGCACGAAATAATCCATTCCAATTCAAGCATCTGCGGTTGTGTCACACCATGGCCGAGTTGGCCAAAGTTCCGAGTCCGAAGGTTGTCTTGGCAAGTTCTGCAGATATGGAGAGTGGATTCTCGAGAGAACTCTTTGTTCAATGGGCAAGTAATGTGAACAACAGCATCATCATAACCTGCAGATCCTCGCCCGGTACGTTGGCCAGAGATCTGATTGAGAATGGCGGCAATGGGCGTAAGATAGAACTGGATGTGAGAAGACGTGTTGAGTTGGAGGGAGCCGAACTGGAGGAATACATGCGAACGGAAGGGGAGAAACACAACCGGTCGATCATCAAAAGCGATATGGACCTGGACAGCAGTTCCGATTCCGATGACGAGCTAGAAATGAGCGTCATCACGGGGAAACACGACATAGTTGTACGCCCGGAAGGGCGTTCTCATACCGGATTCTTCAAATCAAGCAAAAAGCAGTATGCAATGTTTCCGTTCCACGaggaaaaaattaaatttgacgAATATGGGGAAATAATCCAACCGGATGACTACAAGATGATCGATTTGGGTCCAGACGGTGGCTTCGAAGAtaacaaagaaaatcaaatcaaacCCGAGGACATCAAAAAGGAAAAGGACGAAGAACTGTCGGTTTTAGATAAACCTACGAAATGTATCAGCAGCCGTAAGTTGGTGGAAGTCAACGCTCAGGTGCAGTTTATCGATTTTGAGGGCCGTTCGGATGGGGAGTCTATGTTGAAAATCTTATCGCAACTTCGTCCTCGTCGAGTTGTGGTGATACGCGGATCGCCTCAAAATACCGCCCATATTGCAGAACATTGTCAGCTGAACATTGGCGCCAGAGTGTTCACCCCAAATCGAGGTGAGATAATTGATGCTACCACCGAGACTCACATCTATCAGGTGCGGCTGACGGAGGCGTTGATTTCTCAGTTGGAGTTCCAAAAGGGCAAGGACGCGGAAGTGGCTTGGATTGATGCGCAGATTGTTATTCGTAACAAGCAGTTCAGTGCACAAGGGGCGGAAGATGAGATTACTGGTCCCCTGAGTGGTATGACGAACAATGCAACCACGAACAACGCAATTGCCGCTGCTACAGCAGCTGCTTCGGATACGCCGATGGATGTCGATCAGGTTGAGGGTAACGATGACAAAAGCGATCGACAGATTTTGACGCTTGAACCAATGAAGAACGATGAATTGCCGGCACACCATTCGGTGTTCATCAACGAGCTCAAGCTGATCGACTTCAAGCAGGTTCTCATGAAGGCCAATATCAGCTCAGAGTTTTCGGGTGGTGTCCTTTGGTGTAACAACGGAACGGTAGCTTTGCGACGAGTGGATACGGGCAAGGTTACGGTCGAAGGATGTTTGTCAGAGGAATACTATAAAATTCGAGAACTATTGTACGAACAGTATGCTATTGTTTAA